The following proteins are co-located in the Diaphorobacter sp. HDW4B genome:
- the rpoH gene encoding RNA polymerase sigma factor RpoH — protein MNLQTASSSTSLAPANPWALVPPLGNLDAYISAVNRLPLLTAEEEQTFARRLQNENDVDSAGRLVLSHLRLVVSISRQYLGYGLPHGDLIQEGNVGLMKAVKRFDPDQGVRLVSYAMHWIKAEIHEYILKNWRMVKVATTKAQRKLFFNLRSMKQGFKADSAMDDAAVVRDTLSDHEIDMVAEQLNVKREEVIEMETRLSGGDVLLDPSPSDDGEQAFGPIAYLSDANHEPTAMIENHQRDRLASDGIATALESLDERSRRIVEERWLKVNDDGSGGMTLHELAAVYGVSAERIRQIEVAAMKKMKKALAEYA, from the coding sequence ATGAACCTGCAAACCGCATCCTCCTCGACGTCTCTGGCGCCTGCCAACCCTTGGGCGCTGGTTCCGCCGCTGGGAAATCTGGATGCCTATATTTCCGCCGTCAACCGTCTGCCTCTGCTCACCGCTGAGGAAGAACAGACTTTTGCCCGGCGTCTTCAGAATGAAAACGATGTGGACTCGGCTGGTCGTCTGGTGCTCTCGCACCTGCGTCTGGTGGTGTCCATCTCGCGCCAATACCTCGGGTACGGGCTGCCGCATGGCGACCTGATCCAGGAAGGCAATGTCGGCCTGATGAAGGCCGTCAAGCGTTTCGACCCCGATCAGGGTGTGCGTCTGGTGTCCTACGCCATGCACTGGATCAAGGCCGAAATCCACGAATACATCTTGAAGAACTGGCGCATGGTCAAGGTGGCGACCACCAAGGCCCAGCGCAAGCTGTTCTTCAATCTGCGCTCGATGAAGCAAGGTTTCAAGGCCGACTCGGCCATGGACGATGCTGCTGTCGTGCGTGACACGTTGTCCGACCATGAAATCGATATGGTGGCCGAACAGCTGAATGTCAAGCGCGAAGAAGTCATCGAGATGGAAACGCGTCTGTCGGGCGGCGACGTGCTGCTGGATCCGTCTCCCAGCGACGATGGCGAACAGGCTTTTGGCCCGATCGCCTACCTGTCGGATGCGAACCATGAGCCCACGGCCATGATCGAGAACCACCAGCGCGACCGCCTTGCCAGCGATGGCATTGCGACCGCTCTGGAAAGCCTCGACGAACGCAGTCGCCGCATCGTGGAAGAGCGCTGGCTGAAGGTGAACGACGATGGATCGGGCGGCATGACGCTGCACGAGCTGGCCGCTGTATATGGCGTAAGCGCCGAGCGCATTCGCCAGATCGAAGTAGCCGCCATGAAGAAGATGAAGAAGGCTCTGGCCGAGTACGCTTGA
- a CDS encoding carbon-nitrogen hydrolase family protein codes for MTTATKPFKAAVIQASSIPTDSIECALKAASLIREAASNGAKVLVFPEAFLGGYPKGNSFGSPIGLRKPTARDAYATYYQQAIDLNGEEIEILNEAVHETGVVVVIGCIERDGGTLYCTALYFSGKNGLVGKHRKLMPTAGERLIWGFGDGSTMQAVDTPYGRIGAVICWENYMPMLRMHMYSQGVSIYCAPTADDRDTWLPTMRHIALEGRCFVLTACQFLRREAYPKDFECSLGDDPQTVLLRGGSAIIDPTGAIMTGPNYEAETILYADIDPIMVPRGKFDFDASGHYSRPDIFQLKVDVGAKKAVSTFGE; via the coding sequence ATGACGACAGCGACCAAGCCCTTCAAGGCCGCAGTGATCCAGGCCTCTTCCATCCCCACCGACAGCATCGAATGCGCGCTCAAAGCAGCATCGCTGATCCGCGAAGCCGCAAGCAACGGCGCGAAAGTGCTGGTGTTCCCCGAGGCATTTTTGGGTGGCTACCCCAAGGGCAACAGCTTCGGCAGCCCCATCGGTCTGCGCAAACCCACGGCGCGCGATGCCTACGCCACCTACTACCAGCAGGCCATCGACCTGAACGGTGAAGAGATCGAAATCCTCAACGAGGCCGTGCACGAAACCGGCGTGGTCGTGGTGATCGGCTGCATCGAGCGCGACGGCGGCACGCTGTATTGCACGGCCCTGTATTTCAGCGGCAAGAACGGCCTCGTCGGCAAGCACCGCAAGCTGATGCCGACTGCAGGCGAGCGCCTGATCTGGGGCTTCGGCGATGGTTCGACCATGCAGGCCGTGGACACGCCCTACGGCCGCATCGGCGCCGTGATCTGCTGGGAAAACTACATGCCCATGCTGCGCATGCACATGTACAGCCAGGGCGTGAGCATCTACTGCGCACCCACGGCCGACGACCGCGACACCTGGCTGCCCACCATGCGCCACATCGCGCTCGAAGGCCGCTGCTTCGTGCTCACCGCCTGCCAGTTCCTGCGCCGCGAGGCCTACCCCAAAGACTTCGAATGCAGCCTCGGCGACGACCCGCAAACCGTGCTGCTGCGCGGCGGCAGCGCCATCATCGACCCGACCGGCGCCATCATGACCGGCCCCAACTACGAGGCCGAAACCATTCTCTACGCCGACATCGACCCCATCATGGTCCCGCGCGGCAAGTTCGACTTCGACGCCTCGGGCCACTACTCACGCCCCGACATCTTTCAGTTGAAGGTGGACGTGGGGGCGAAGAAGGCGGTGTCGACGTTTGGGGAGTGA
- the cutA gene encoding divalent-cation tolerance protein CutA: MRELDTHMPPVSVLTTTVGKEEDARRLASEAVSHRLAACVQVEPITSHYVWQGTQCEDAEWRLVFKTLPTGMFALLRWLRGTHPYDLPQILVREEQASREYAAWVEDRLKV; encoded by the coding sequence ATGCGCGAACTCGACACCCACATGCCGCCCGTGAGCGTGCTGACCACGACCGTCGGCAAGGAAGAAGATGCGCGCCGCTTGGCGAGCGAAGCGGTGAGCCACCGGCTCGCGGCCTGCGTGCAGGTGGAGCCGATCACGTCGCACTACGTGTGGCAAGGCACACAGTGCGAGGACGCGGAATGGCGGCTGGTGTTCAAGACCTTGCCGACCGGCATGTTCGCGTTGCTGCGCTGGCTGCGCGGCACGCATCCCTACGACCTGCCGCAGATTCTGGTGCGCGAGGAGCAGGCCTCGCGGGAATATGCGGCGTGGGTCGAGGACCGTTTGAAGGTCTGA